Proteins from a single region of Flavobacterium sp. K5-23:
- a CDS encoding LamG-like jellyroll fold domain-containing protein yields MHKTTLFEKYYGLTMLILVVTSQINAQTLTTPQVSFTQRTSSATPTKTVYNVKGDFTLIGNTNLTLVNYSNTVNNEGNSMKYVDIDGNSSTLNSSMATLELSNSGENGSIQNCSTIIFAGLYWTGKSNDASETFSVTKGSVTKNYDKKVVSLKGPGATTYTSITAKPIGPNYEIRFPGAAQSGIFIGYQEITDYVKTHGPGAYTVADIALTEGTNANPGFSGGWVMIVIYENQIMKSRAITLFDGYAYVNGQRSGGGEFGTIPISGFTTVAAGQVNMKLGVIAAEGDVATNSGSDYLAVQKLNANPAEYNNTNYLTLNHAGNSTDNFFNSSIFPVPAIGKSNPILKNNTGVDFSMFTIPNPGNSVIGNNQTSTTFRFGSTYEVYTIFGFAMSVDAYVPEPEGVLIVNSIDNVTNPPQPYSVLPGKEISYTLNIKNKGTEAINNNIVTIPISNIINFVVSSISFTKSATVTTTNVPYYDSGTQSIIWNMGTLPLPVNPEDLLATITFKVRATDDCAIIINNSCTSVISVSGTLSGVGAISGVSTTKAIFKGFDNSTGCQIPITSPTTVTLDNSGSPCFTALAGPDQVVSCGGEIVYLSATSGTSGIWTIVSGPSGGGEVFSNNTSTSSTFYSPNVGPYLLRWTTSCAGTIDDVLVTFVNCNILNFDGIDDNVTFKNNYSLSSGSFSVETWIKSNAINNNIQTIFSKRNGTSTADGYDLKLVNNIISFNWNGNSIASTYPINSDRWYHIAVTFNGTSYKLYIDGIAVKTAVTGVNPISSNSANCILGAMDQSNGIPFNYFNGWMDELRIWKVELTINQIRQMMNQEIQNNGGNVKGSIVPLDVPGLAWTNLDGYYQMKESTDIVNGYVLGKTITTINGKLRNIGTQQPETAPLPYTTRISDQDWSTDDTWTNFPVWDAPNSVAIDGSTRIDWNIVRTTHNVNSVGNKTVLGLLVNSNTLTANNNSKIEVSHYLKLDGKIDLVGMSQLIQTEGSELDVTSGGSIERDQQGQSNKYNYNYWSSPVSPINTTANNTDYTVGNILRDGTDPINPKIINWVGGYDGAPTNPISLARYWIYKFDDYGNAYANWNQIGETGSLRVGQGFTLKGSGAAGTTQNYTFVGKPNNGTINTNSVGSEDLLLTGNPYPSALDATAFINDNINSIEDGTLYFWEHYTTNNTHILRDYQGGYAVRNLSGGTPPSAIGVDFISGLGSSTKTPGQFIPIGQSFFVEGKVGSGGPIIYKNSQRAFVKEDHTSSNMMSKIIKDPKKDKYWTNNQSDKIVKDNYKRIRLGYNSENGYHRQVLLAFMNEKATSEMDYGYDGANFDDFPSDMYLLNGENELVISGEGFFDKNAIYPIGVKADKEGKVTFMIDALENFDSKQHIYIHDNENNSYHDIRTEKYEVVLKSGKNNSRFSLRFIDKTYDFVEKNTTAFIKITYLQDKNLIIIKNNIKDEIIQTVNLYNNNAQFIMTWEMDNQEQEYIQLPIKRVNPGLYIIKVKTSKRDYSKKIIIQ; encoded by the coding sequence ATGCATAAAACTACTCTATTCGAAAAATATTACGGCTTAACTATGTTAATTTTAGTTGTAACTAGTCAAATTAATGCGCAAACATTGACTACTCCTCAGGTTTCTTTTACGCAAAGGACTTCGTCTGCCACTCCTACCAAAACGGTTTATAACGTCAAGGGTGATTTTACGCTAATTGGTAATACCAACTTAACTCTTGTTAATTACAGCAATACAGTTAATAATGAAGGTAATTCGATGAAATACGTCGATATTGATGGTAATTCTTCTACTTTAAACTCTTCAATGGCAACTCTTGAACTTTCTAACTCAGGAGAAAATGGCTCTATCCAAAATTGTTCAACAATTATTTTTGCTGGACTATATTGGACTGGAAAATCAAATGATGCTAGTGAGACATTTTCTGTCACCAAAGGTTCCGTTACTAAAAATTATGACAAAAAAGTAGTTTCTTTAAAGGGACCAGGTGCAACTACTTATACATCAATCACAGCAAAACCTATAGGACCAAATTATGAAATCCGTTTTCCAGGAGCTGCTCAAAGCGGAATTTTTATTGGTTATCAGGAAATTACTGATTATGTAAAAACACATGGGCCAGGGGCTTACACCGTTGCGGATATTGCTTTAACCGAAGGAACTAATGCTAATCCAGGTTTTTCTGGTGGCTGGGTTATGATAGTTATATATGAAAACCAAATAATGAAAAGTCGTGCAATAACTCTTTTTGATGGTTATGCTTATGTAAACGGTCAACGCTCTGGAGGAGGTGAATTTGGAACAATTCCTATTTCAGGATTTACAACTGTTGCTGCTGGTCAAGTAAATATGAAACTAGGCGTAATTGCAGCTGAAGGAGATGTAGCAACAAATTCTGGAAGTGATTATTTAGCAGTTCAAAAACTTAATGCTAATCCTGCTGAATATAACAATACTAATTATTTGACATTAAATCATGCAGGGAATTCAACAGATAACTTCTTCAATTCTTCTATATTTCCAGTGCCAGCGATAGGCAAAAGCAACCCCATTTTAAAAAACAATACTGGAGTAGATTTCAGTATGTTTACTATTCCGAATCCAGGAAATTCAGTAATTGGAAACAATCAAACCTCTACCACTTTTAGATTTGGATCTACTTATGAAGTATATACTATTTTCGGTTTCGCAATGTCAGTAGATGCTTATGTTCCAGAACCTGAAGGCGTATTAATTGTAAACTCTATAGATAATGTTACAAATCCTCCACAGCCCTATTCAGTGTTGCCTGGTAAGGAAATATCATACACACTTAACATTAAAAATAAAGGGACCGAAGCTATTAATAATAATATAGTTACCATTCCAATTTCAAATATTATAAATTTTGTAGTATCAAGTATTTCATTTACAAAAAGTGCAACGGTAACAACAACAAATGTTCCGTACTATGATTCAGGTACACAATCTATAATATGGAACATGGGAACATTACCACTTCCTGTAAATCCCGAAGATTTATTGGCAACAATTACCTTTAAAGTAAGAGCAACAGACGATTGTGCTATTATCATTAATAATAGTTGCACCTCAGTAATTTCAGTAAGCGGAACGCTTAGTGGTGTTGGCGCTATTTCTGGTGTTTCAACTACTAAGGCAATATTCAAGGGTTTTGACAACTCCACAGGATGTCAAATTCCCATTACATCTCCCACAACTGTTACTTTAGACAATTCCGGCAGTCCATGTTTTACTGCACTGGCAGGCCCTGATCAAGTTGTGTCTTGTGGAGGGGAAATTGTTTATTTATCCGCAACATCAGGGACTAGTGGTATTTGGACAATTGTTAGTGGTCCTTCAGGAGGAGGAGAAGTATTTTCAAATAACACTAGCACTAGCTCTACTTTTTATAGTCCTAATGTAGGTCCTTATCTATTAAGATGGACAACAAGTTGTGCCGGCACTATAGATGACGTTTTAGTGACTTTTGTCAATTGTAACATATTGAATTTTGATGGTATTGATGACAATGTTACTTTTAAAAATAATTATAGTTTGAGTTCAGGTTCGTTCAGTGTAGAAACATGGATAAAATCAAATGCAATAAATAACAACATCCAAACTATTTTTTCTAAACGTAATGGTACAAGTACAGCTGATGGATATGATTTAAAATTAGTGAATAACATCATCTCTTTTAACTGGAATGGAAATTCTATTGCATCTACTTACCCTATAAATTCCGACAGATGGTATCATATTGCTGTTACATTTAACGGTACAAGTTATAAATTATATATTGATGGAATAGCAGTAAAAACAGCCGTTACCGGAGTTAATCCTATATCAAGCAATAGTGCTAATTGCATTTTAGGAGCAATGGATCAATCAAATGGTATCCCTTTTAACTATTTTAATGGATGGATGGATGAGCTGCGAATTTGGAAAGTCGAATTGACGATTAATCAAATTCGTCAAATGATGAACCAAGAAATCCAAAACAATGGAGGAAATGTCAAAGGATCAATTGTACCATTAGATGTTCCTGGACTAGCTTGGACCAATCTAGATGGGTATTACCAAATGAAAGAATCAACAGATATCGTTAACGGATATGTATTAGGCAAAACTATAACAACGATTAACGGTAAGTTAAGAAACATTGGTACGCAACAACCTGAAACAGCACCTTTACCTTATACTACTAGAATAAGTGACCAAGATTGGTCAACAGATGACACTTGGACAAACTTTCCAGTTTGGGATGCTCCTAATAGTGTCGCAATTGATGGATCTACACGAATTGATTGGAACATCGTAAGAACTACTCACAATGTTAATTCAGTGGGAAATAAAACAGTGTTAGGATTATTAGTAAACAGCAACACGTTAACTGCTAATAATAATTCTAAGATTGAAGTTTCCCATTATTTAAAACTGGATGGAAAAATAGACCTTGTGGGAATGTCACAATTAATTCAAACTGAAGGAAGTGAATTAGACGTAACAAGTGGCGGTTCAATAGAAAGAGATCAACAGGGACAGTCAAACAAATACAACTACAATTATTGGTCGTCTCCTGTAAGTCCAATAAACACAACTGCAAACAATACAGATTATACTGTTGGAAATATTCTCAGAGACGGTACAGATCCAATTAATCCAAAGATTATAAACTGGGTAGGAGGTTACGATGGTGCACCTACAAATCCTATAAGTTTAGCAAGGTATTGGATATATAAATTTGATGATTATGGAAATGCTTACGCAAATTGGAATCAAATAGGCGAAACAGGTTCCTTACGCGTGGGGCAAGGATTCACGCTCAAAGGAAGTGGAGCGGCAGGAACTACTCAAAATTATACTTTTGTGGGAAAACCTAATAATGGAACTATAAACACAAATAGTGTTGGTTCAGAAGATTTATTGTTGACTGGAAACCCGTATCCTTCTGCTCTAGACGCAACTGCATTTATAAACGACAATATAAATTCTATTGAAGACGGAACATTGTATTTCTGGGAACATTACACCACTAATAACACCCATATTTTGAGAGATTACCAAGGGGGTTATGCTGTGCGCAATTTATCTGGTGGTACACCGCCATCAGCAATAGGAGTAGATTTTATAAGCGGATTGGGATCTTCAACAAAAACACCTGGCCAATTCATACCCATTGGGCAAAGCTTTTTCGTGGAAGGAAAAGTTGGTTCTGGCGGACCTATCATTTATAAAAACAGTCAAAGAGCATTTGTAAAAGAAGATCATACTTCATCGAATATGATGAGTAAAATAATTAAAGACCCGAAAAAGGATAAATATTGGACAAATAATCAAAGTGATAAAATAGTTAAAGATAATTATAAAAGAATTCGACTAGGGTATAATTCAGAAAATGGCTATCATAGACAAGTCCTCTTGGCATTTATGAATGAAAAGGCAACTTCTGAAATGGATTATGGATATGATGGCGCTAACTTTGATGATTTCCCTTCCGACATGTATTTATTAAACGGTGAAAATGAATTAGTGATTTCTGGAGAAGGATTTTTCGACAAAAATGCAATATACCCTATAGGGGTTAAAGCGGATAAAGAAGGGAAAGTAACATTTATGATAGACGCACTTGAAAATTTTGATTCAAAACAACATATATATATTCATGACAATGAAAACAATAGTTATCACGACATTAGAACCGAAAAATATGAGGTTGTATTGAAATCAGGAAAAAACAATAGTCGTTTTTCTCTAAGGTTCATTGACAAGACATACGACTTTGTTGAAAAAAACACAACCGCCTTTATTAAAATCACATATCTGCAAGATAAAAACTTAATAATTATAAAGAACAATATAAAAGATGAAATAATCCAAACTGTTAACTTATATAATAATAATGCCCAATTTATTATGACATGGGAAATGGATAATCAAGAACAGGAATACATACAATTACCAATTAAAAGAGTAAACCCAGGTTTGTATATTATAAAAGTAAAAACTTCAAAAAGGGATTACAGTAAAAAAATTATAATTCAATAG
- a CDS encoding exonuclease SbcCD subunit D, with the protein MSVRILHTADWHLGKRLDHFSRLEEQKEVLNEICQIADEQNVDVVVVAGDLFDTFNPPVEAIDLLYKTLKRLTNNGKRPVIAIAGNHDSPDRIDAPNPLARECGILFVGNPDSMISKMVIENGFEITKSETGFFEIKLPHFDFPIRIIATPYANELRLKTYLGAENKEEQLNQLLENSWKTLADTYCDDKGVNVLTTHLYMLKRGGEILEEPDGEKPLRIGNADIVYTDCIPKQIQYTALGHLHRFQNIGGHPSPVVYSSSPLSYSFSEAGQLKKVVILDLDPNEAVRFTDIQLHSGRVLHRKRFDSIDDTVAWLLENPYCLVEITLLSDTFIANQDLKRIHESHDGIIHIIPVISNDNLDTNQGVKVNLDQDIKGLFNDFFVSKYKQEPNEELIDLFQEIIGTQVENE; encoded by the coding sequence ATGAGTGTTAGGATTTTACACACTGCCGATTGGCATTTGGGAAAGAGATTAGACCATTTTTCACGTTTGGAAGAACAGAAAGAAGTTTTAAATGAAATTTGTCAAATTGCTGATGAGCAAAATGTAGACGTAGTAGTTGTGGCGGGTGATTTATTTGACACTTTCAATCCACCAGTTGAGGCTATTGATTTGTTGTATAAAACATTGAAGAGACTAACTAATAATGGGAAACGACCCGTAATTGCAATTGCTGGAAATCACGACAGTCCTGATCGGATTGATGCCCCAAATCCTTTGGCTAGAGAATGTGGAATTCTATTTGTGGGTAATCCTGATAGTATGATTTCTAAGATGGTAATTGAAAATGGCTTCGAAATAACGAAATCAGAAACTGGTTTTTTCGAAATTAAGTTGCCTCATTTTGATTTTCCAATACGAATTATTGCAACTCCTTATGCAAACGAACTGCGGTTAAAAACATATCTGGGTGCTGAAAACAAAGAAGAGCAATTAAATCAACTTCTAGAAAATTCATGGAAAACATTGGCCGATACCTATTGTGATGATAAAGGAGTTAATGTTTTGACGACTCATTTATATATGTTAAAACGAGGCGGTGAAATATTAGAAGAACCTGATGGTGAAAAACCATTGCGTATAGGAAATGCTGATATCGTTTACACGGATTGTATCCCGAAACAAATACAATACACAGCCTTGGGACATTTGCACCGTTTTCAAAACATTGGGGGACATCCCAGCCCTGTTGTTTATTCAAGTAGTCCGTTATCGTATAGTTTTTCGGAAGCTGGTCAACTAAAAAAAGTAGTGATCCTTGATTTAGACCCAAATGAAGCGGTTCGTTTTACGGATATTCAGTTGCATTCAGGACGTGTTCTTCATAGGAAACGGTTTGATTCTATTGACGATACTGTTGCTTGGTTATTAGAAAACCCGTATTGTTTAGTCGAAATCACCTTATTAAGCGACACTTTTATAGCAAATCAGGATTTAAAAAGAATTCACGAAAGTCACGATGGAATTATACATATCATTCCAGTTATTTCCAATGATAATTTGGATACCAATCAAGGAGTAAAAGTAAATTTAGACCAAGACATTAAAGGGCTTTTTAATGATTTTTTTGTTTCGAAATACAAGCAAGAACCTAATGAAGAACTCATCGATTTATTTCAGGAAATTATTGGCACTCAAGTTGAAAACGAATAA
- a CDS encoding AAA family ATPase, which yields MLPLKLSVTGLYSYQKKQTIDFTELTSAGLFGIFGAVGSGKSSVLEAIGFVLYGETERLNSRDRRSYNMLNLKSDRANIEFEFLNFEERKFKFVADWKRNKKRFEETTTVERMAYEWIEGEWIPMASAIATTIIGLTYDNFRRTIIIPQGKFKEFLDLKGKERSEMMKEIFHLEHFDLGGKVSSLLKDTKSKLDILKGALSGFEGVTTETIVNLQAEVTLAEAELNTFSAEFVLIESEVKKLTLLQTNVEELAKRKEQLSGFLSVKPAMDSIQVEIDVFEKAEKVFKGVLNNLETEKTNLKAVKERCVLLETNKKIAKETIDRSELVLKELLPQYTALEKTKNKVSELDSIIQILDLQSKVAIIEDIIKSEDKLFIVTDNKDKELKQALAILQSELNTLKPKRMESKVLLEVGNWYNMQVSIQTQTREKENKIKAIQGDVASHKATFIEMNLPIQSWKNELDSKLNVLKLEKAEAKDVEKKLLVSKELARFSNTIHDGENCPLCGSLEHPNVMHVEDVTEQLASVVAAILIAEEKESEIVGIVSKAEKAAFSLGHSEKELAAVLAEKESIDNDVKSHLSKFVWTDFGSKDDSLFVAKKEEQTNIEKMISDTELKEKEIRLALEEVVGELNRQRNNKVVNATEKATKSGIISNLISQLKVITFSDYEQIAIASISAEKAALNQENIRIEKLYQSTADMIGLQKQELATLNGSLESLNLQAVASEKLVRDSQTNIIELLKTHQFDSVETVQVILNKVWDVELEKNKTRQFSIDLQTAINGVTESQNLVGNQIFDKEEFDKKTLAFQESKLKRETQLGKCSSLQGDLHRMKAEFTAKAVFLSEFKMYETRNANLGTLANMFSGNGFVNYVSSIYLQNLSDAANVRFHRMTKNQLSLTINSANEFEVVDYLNNGASRSAKTLSGGQGFQASLCLALALAESVQSLNKNDKNFFFIDEGFGTQDPESVAVVFETLQSLNKENRIVGIISHVGELQERIPRSINVVKDEEHGSVVTESWN from the coding sequence ATGTTACCATTAAAATTAAGTGTTACGGGATTATATTCGTATCAAAAGAAACAAACGATTGATTTTACCGAATTGACAAGTGCTGGATTATTCGGAATTTTCGGCGCTGTTGGATCTGGTAAATCTTCTGTTTTAGAAGCTATAGGATTTGTGTTATATGGAGAAACGGAGCGTTTAAACAGTAGGGACAGGCGTTCTTATAATATGTTGAACCTTAAATCAGATAGGGCAAATATCGAATTTGAATTTTTAAATTTTGAAGAACGGAAATTCAAGTTTGTAGCCGATTGGAAAAGAAATAAAAAACGTTTTGAAGAAACCACAACGGTGGAGAGGATGGCATATGAATGGATAGAAGGGGAGTGGATTCCTATGGCTTCTGCTATAGCTACGACAATAATAGGACTGACTTATGATAATTTTCGCCGTACCATTATTATTCCGCAAGGGAAGTTCAAGGAATTTCTGGACTTGAAAGGCAAAGAGCGATCTGAAATGATGAAAGAAATTTTTCATTTAGAGCATTTTGATTTGGGTGGAAAAGTAAGTTCATTGCTTAAAGACACAAAGTCAAAACTAGATATTCTTAAAGGAGCATTGTCCGGTTTTGAAGGAGTTACTACTGAAACAATTGTTAATTTACAAGCTGAGGTAACTTTGGCGGAAGCCGAATTAAATACCTTTTCAGCTGAATTTGTTTTGATTGAATCAGAAGTAAAAAAACTAACTTTATTGCAAACTAATGTTGAAGAATTAGCAAAAAGAAAAGAACAGCTTTCGGGATTCCTATCTGTAAAACCCGCAATGGATTCCATACAAGTAGAAATTGATGTATTTGAAAAGGCCGAGAAAGTGTTTAAAGGCGTTTTAAATAATTTAGAAACTGAAAAAACGAACCTAAAAGCAGTTAAAGAACGATGTGTCCTTCTTGAAACAAACAAGAAAATAGCTAAAGAAACTATCGATAGAAGCGAGTTGGTTTTAAAAGAATTACTGCCTCAATATACTGCTTTAGAAAAAACTAAAAATAAAGTTTCCGAATTGGATTCCATCATTCAAATTCTGGATTTACAGTCGAAAGTAGCCATAATTGAAGATATAATTAAAAGCGAGGATAAATTATTCATAGTAACTGACAATAAAGATAAAGAGTTAAAACAAGCCCTTGCCATCCTTCAATCCGAATTGAATACTTTGAAGCCAAAACGAATGGAATCAAAGGTTTTGTTAGAGGTTGGGAACTGGTATAATATGCAAGTTTCAATACAAACGCAAACAAGGGAGAAAGAGAATAAAATAAAAGCGATACAAGGAGACGTAGCTTCACACAAAGCAACTTTTATTGAAATGAACTTGCCCATTCAATCTTGGAAAAACGAACTGGATTCCAAACTAAATGTTTTAAAACTTGAGAAAGCGGAAGCAAAAGACGTTGAAAAAAAACTTTTGGTATCTAAGGAATTGGCCCGTTTTTCTAACACTATTCATGACGGAGAGAACTGCCCTTTGTGTGGTTCGCTGGAACACCCTAACGTAATGCATGTGGAAGATGTTACGGAGCAGTTAGCTAGTGTAGTAGCAGCGATTTTAATAGCCGAAGAAAAGGAAAGTGAAATTGTTGGTATTGTTTCCAAAGCTGAAAAAGCGGCATTTTCTTTAGGTCATTCAGAGAAAGAGTTGGCAGCAGTACTTGCTGAAAAAGAGTCAATAGATAATGACGTTAAAAGTCATTTATCAAAATTTGTTTGGACTGATTTTGGAAGTAAAGATGATTCCCTTTTTGTCGCCAAAAAAGAGGAGCAAACTAACATAGAAAAAATGATTAGTGATACTGAGCTAAAGGAAAAAGAAATCAGGTTAGCACTGGAAGAAGTAGTTGGGGAATTAAATAGGCAAAGGAATAATAAAGTGGTTAATGCTACTGAAAAAGCAACAAAATCTGGAATCATTTCTAATTTAATATCACAATTAAAAGTTATTACATTTTCTGATTATGAACAAATTGCCATTGCAAGTATTTCTGCTGAAAAAGCAGCTTTGAATCAGGAAAATATTCGAATAGAAAAATTGTATCAATCCACTGCTGATATGATTGGATTGCAAAAACAAGAATTGGCTACTTTAAATGGAAGTTTAGAATCTCTAAATCTACAAGCTGTTGCAAGTGAAAAACTGGTAAGAGATTCCCAAACCAATATTATTGAATTGCTTAAAACGCATCAATTTGATTCCGTTGAAACAGTGCAAGTAATTCTTAATAAAGTATGGGATGTAGAATTAGAAAAAAACAAAACAAGGCAATTTTCGATTGATTTGCAAACTGCTATAAATGGTGTGACTGAATCCCAAAATTTAGTTGGGAATCAAATTTTTGATAAAGAAGAATTCGATAAAAAAACACTAGCATTTCAAGAGAGTAAACTAAAGAGGGAAACTCAATTAGGGAAATGTTCTAGCCTGCAAGGAGATTTACATAGAATGAAAGCTGAGTTTACTGCAAAAGCAGTTTTTTTATCTGAATTTAAAATGTATGAAACCAGAAATGCTAATTTAGGGACTTTAGCAAATATGTTCAGTGGGAATGGTTTTGTGAATTATGTTTCGAGTATTTATTTACAGAATTTATCCGATGCTGCCAATGTTCGTTTTCATCGAATGACTAAAAATCAATTGAGCTTAACCATCAATAGTGCAAACGAATTTGAAGTTGTTGATTATCTTAATAATGGAGCTTCAAGAAGCGCTAAAACACTATCTGGAGGACAAGGATTTCAGGCCTCTTTATGTTTGGCTTTGGCTTTGGCCGAAAGCGTTCAATCATTAAATAAAAATGACAAAAATTTCTTTTTTATTGATGAAGGTTTTGGTACCCAAGATCCCGAAAGTGTCGCTGTAGTATTCGAAACGCTGCAATCACTTAACAAAGAAAACAGAATAGTGGGGATTATTTCCCATGTGGGTGAGCTACAAGAACGAATTCCTCGCAGCATTAATGTGGTAAAAGACGAAGAGCACGGAAGTGTTGTTACAGAGAGTTGGAATTAA
- a CDS encoding DNA cytosine methyltransferase, whose product MDTVEKKHAFYSISDISEKLSVSQKTIRRHIASGKLESTKIGTTYRIAVDALESFINSNSLEEGNSNKYDIFGKEIIEEENTKIEKRKSVNYKNNPNDDVNWVDIIQDWESPKKSELTFVDLFSGAGGITKGFELAGLNGVCGLDWFEAAGKTYRRNFDHPFVEGDIKLESKKKEFYDTVKKQLNGRKLNVVAGGFPCQGFSMAGNRIVEDPRNSLYKDLLEIVIKLNPEFVVCENVVGLRSMLKGRVEEMIINDFKEAGYEMNVTVLRAADYSVPQKRDRVIFIGNRINKKNYHPKPFLSPSEYVTTGEAIKDLMELNDDIEFNHVQTKHRPDMAQRMLELEEGKSLYKGYSDAWKKCAWDEASCTIKENHGGVNVHPKLPRVLTAREMARIQSFPDDFIFEGPKSKQLVQLGNAVPPLLSKAIGLALRKSYNL is encoded by the coding sequence ATGGACACTGTAGAAAAAAAGCATGCATTTTATTCAATTTCAGATATTTCTGAAAAATTAAGTGTTTCACAAAAAACAATAAGAAGGCACATCGCTAGCGGAAAATTAGAATCTACAAAAATAGGAACCACTTATCGCATCGCGGTAGATGCATTAGAAAGTTTCATCAATAGTAATTCGCTGGAAGAAGGGAATTCTAATAAATACGATATTTTTGGGAAAGAGATAATTGAAGAGGAAAACACCAAAATAGAAAAGAGAAAAAGTGTTAATTATAAAAACAATCCCAACGATGACGTTAATTGGGTCGATATTATCCAAGATTGGGAAAGCCCTAAAAAATCAGAATTAACATTTGTCGATTTATTTTCAGGAGCAGGAGGGATAACAAAAGGGTTCGAATTAGCGGGCTTAAATGGTGTTTGTGGATTAGACTGGTTTGAAGCTGCAGGAAAGACATATAGAAGAAATTTTGACCACCCTTTTGTGGAAGGAGATATAAAATTAGAAAGCAAGAAGAAAGAATTCTATGACACAGTAAAAAAACAATTAAACGGAAGAAAACTGAATGTAGTGGCAGGCGGTTTTCCTTGTCAAGGGTTTAGCATGGCTGGAAATAGAATAGTTGAAGATCCCAGAAATTCTTTGTACAAAGATTTGTTGGAGATTGTCATAAAATTAAATCCGGAATTTGTTGTTTGTGAAAATGTAGTTGGATTGAGATCGATGCTTAAAGGCAGGGTTGAAGAAATGATTATTAATGATTTTAAAGAAGCGGGTTACGAAATGAATGTAACCGTTTTAAGAGCGGCAGATTATAGTGTCCCGCAAAAAAGAGACAGGGTGATATTTATTGGAAATAGAATAAATAAAAAAAATTACCATCCAAAGCCCTTTTTGTCTCCAAGTGAATATGTAACTACTGGGGAAGCCATAAAAGATTTAATGGAATTAAATGATGATATAGAATTTAATCATGTTCAAACAAAACACAGGCCTGATATGGCTCAAAGAATGTTAGAACTTGAAGAAGGTAAAAGTCTTTATAAAGGCTATTCTGATGCATGGAAAAAATGTGCCTGGGATGAAGCTTCTTGTACCATAAAAGAAAATCATGGTGGGGTTAATGTTCATCCTAAATTACCTAGAGTTCTTACGGCAAGGGAAATGGCAAGAATACAATCATTTCCTGATGATTTCATTTTTGAAGGTCCAAAAAGCAAACAATTAGTTCAATTAGGTAATGCTGTGCCTCCATTATTATCTAAAGCAATTGGGTTGGCGCTAAGAAAATCTTATAATTTATAA
- a CDS encoding START-like domain-containing protein has protein sequence MDQKVRYEIEFPINSSPQLLYQYISTPSGLSEWFADNVNSRGEFYTFMWDNSVEKARLASKKSGEKVKFKWVDDKGIDTEYFFELHILVDELTKDVSLMVVDFAEKDELDEAALLWENQISDLKHLIGSV, from the coding sequence ATGGATCAAAAAGTACGTTATGAAATAGAGTTTCCTATAAATTCATCTCCGCAGTTATTATATCAATATATTTCAACTCCATCAGGCTTGTCTGAATGGTTTGCTGATAATGTGAATTCTCGTGGTGAATTTTATACATTCATGTGGGATAATTCAGTTGAAAAAGCTAGGCTTGCTTCGAAGAAATCTGGTGAGAAAGTTAAATTCAAATGGGTAGATGATAAAGGGATTGATACGGAGTACTTTTTTGAATTACATATCTTGGTGGATGAGTTAACCAAAGATGTTTCCTTAATGGTTGTGGATTTTGCTGAAAAAGACGAGTTGGATGAAGCGGCACTACTTTGGGAAAATCAAATATCCGACCTTAAACATCTAATTGGTTCTGTATAG